A region from the Medicago truncatula cultivar Jemalong A17 chromosome 6, MtrunA17r5.0-ANR, whole genome shotgun sequence genome encodes:
- the LOC25496168 gene encoding receptor-like protein EIX2, with protein MTTMSMMNPFCLKLSQTIFLICLVLQAYFVCSKKVVRCIQSERQALLQFKAALIDDYGMLSSWTTEDCCQWKGIGCSNLTDHVIMLNLHGDFNYYNYNDGNKFYMSGDIHKSLMELQQLKYLNLGGNNFEGNYILSIFGSLRNLRYLDLSGCNLGGQIPIQFESLSHLKYLNLSNNRLDGVIPHRLGDLSNLQFLDLRNNRLEGSIPTQLGNLFDMEYLDLHRNSFKGKIPSQLGNLSNLQFLDLSYNNLEGNIPSQLGKLTNLQKLYLGGYDFGDLTMDNEDHSRGQWLSNFTSLTHLHMSSISNLYRFNSWLETVGKLPKLIELSLRNCGLSDHFVHSLSQSKFKFSTSLSILDLSRNKFVSSLIFHMVSNISSNLVELDLSGNQMVDLPSNNFSCSLPKLRELRLADNSFTSFMIFQSLSNISSNLVELNLAGNLLEAPPSHGYGTVIQSLQVLDLSYNKLKGVAFKSFMNLCALRSLDMEENNLTEDLQLIIHNLSSGCVRNSLEVLNLGWNGITGTLPGLSLFTSMKTLDLSYNKLSGKIPEGSSLPFQLEQFHIRSNSLEGGIPKSLWMNACKLKSLDLSNNSFSGELQVLIHHLSRCARYSLQQLNLRFNQINGTLPNLSIFSFLETFDISENRLNGKIFEDIRFPTTLRLLQMGSNSLNGVISDFHFSGMSMLRYLYLSDNSLALRFTENWVPPFQLYTMDLGSCKLGLTFPKWIQTQKYLHNLDISNGGISDNVPEWFWSKLSSQDCSRINISYNNLKGLIPNLQVKNHCSFLYLSSNEFEGSIPPFLRGSSFIDLSKNKFSDSRPFLCANGRDIMLRQLDLSNNKFSGGIPNCWSNFKSLVYVDLSHNNFSWKIPTSMGSLVELQALILRKNILTEEIPVSLMNCTKLVMLDLRENRLKGLIPYWIGSELKELQVLSLQRNHFFGSLPFELCYLQNIQLFDLSFNNLSGQIPKCIKNFTSMTQKDLSQDLSSHQYAIGQYTRKTYDLSAFFTWKGVEELFNNNGLFLLKSIDLSSNHFSEEIPLEIADLIQLVSLNLSRNNFTGKIPSNIGKLRSLDFLDLARNKLLGSIPSSLSQIDRLGVLDLSHNQLSGEIPLSTQLQSFNPSSYEDNLDLCGPPLVKLCVEGKPPYDPKVEVQNDEDLLLNRGFYISLTFGFIIGFWGVFGSILIKRSWRHAYFKFMNNLMDKIYVKCRWGLKD; from the coding sequence ATGACCACAATGTCAATGATGAATccattttgtttgaaattgagTCAAACAATATTTCTCATCTGTTTGGTGTTGCAAGCatattttgtttgttcaaaaaaagttGTCAGGTGCATACAAAGTGAGAGGCAGGCACTTCTTCAATTCAAGGCTGCCCTTATTGATGACTATGGCATGTTGTCATCTTGGACGACAGAAGATTGCTGCCAATGGAAGGGAATTGGTTGCAGCAACCTCACTGATCATGTAATTATGCTCAACCTTCATGGAGATTTTAATTATTACAATTATAATGATGGCAATAAATTTTATATGAGTGGTGATATCCACAAGTCATTGATGGAGTTGCAGCAATTAAAGTATTTGAACCTTGGTGGAAATAATTTTGAAGGCAATTATATCCTAAGTATCTTTGGATCTCTAAGAAACCTAAGATACCTTGATCTTTCAGGTTGCAATCTTGGAGGACAAATTCCTATTCAATTCGAGTCTCTTTCTCATTTGAAATACTTGAATCTTTCAAACAACCGTCTAGATGGTGTTATTCCTCATCGACTTGGAGATCTCTCCAACTTGCAATTTCTTGATCTCAGGAACAATCGTTTGGAAGGAAGCATTCCAACTCAACTTGGAAATCTCTTCGACATGGAATATCTTGATCTCCACCGAAATAGTTTTAAAGGAAAAATACCATCTCAACTTGGAAATCTCTCCAACTTGCAATTTCTTGATCTCAGCTATAATAATTTGGAAGGAAATATTCCATCTCAACTTGGAAAGCTTACAAACCTACAAAAGCTTTATCTTGGAGGATATGATTTTGGTGATCTGACTATGGACAACGAAGATCACAGTAGAGGTCAGTGGCTGTCTAATTTTACCTCTTTAACCCATCTTCACATGTCGTCGATATCAAATCTTTATAGATTTAATAGTTGGTTGGAAACAGTTGGTAAGCTACCAAAACTGATAGAACTAAGTTTAAGAAATTGTGGCCTTTCTGATCATTTTGTCCATTCCTTGAGTCAATCCAAGTTCAaattttccacttctctttCTATCCTTGATCTCTCTCGGAACAAATTTGTGTCATCATTGATATTTCATATGGTGTCAAACATAAGTTCCAATCTTGTTGAGCTTGACCTTAGTGGCAATCAAATGGTGGATCTCCCGtcaaataatttttcttgtaGTCTTCCAAAATTGAGAGAACTAAGACTAGCTGATAACAGCTTCACATCATTCATGATATTCCAGTCATTGTCAAATATAAGTTCCAATCTTGTTGAGCTTAACCTTGCTGGAAACCTCCTGGAGGCTCCCCCATCACATGGTTATGGCACAGTGATACAGTCTCTTCAGGTACTTGACCTATCATATAATAAATTGAAGGGTGTGGCATTTAAATCCTTCATGAATTTATGCGCCTTACGTTCTTTAGATATGgaagaaaacaatttaactgAAGACCTGCAATTAATTATTCACAATTTGTCTAGTGGTTGTGTTAGAAATTCACTTGAAGTGCTAAACCTCGGTTGGAATGGAATCACTGGAACTTTACCCGGTCTTTCTCTATTCACATCAATGAAAACATTGGATCTTTCTTATAATAAGCTGAGTGGAAAGATTCCTGAAGGTAGTAGCTTGCCATTTCAGTTGGAACAATTCCACATCAGATCAAACTCTTTAGAAGGGGGAATTCCTAAATCATTGTGGATGAATGCTTGTAAGTTGAAATCATTGGACTTGTCCAACAACAGTTTTAGTGGTGAGCTTCAAGTCTTAATCCATCACTTATCTAGATGTGCTAGATATTCACTCCAACAATTAAATCTAAGATTTAATCAAATTAACGGCACACTGCCTAATCTTTCAATATTCTCATTTTTGGAAACATTCGATATTTCTGAAAATAGACTCAACGGGAAGATATTTGAAGATATTCGATTTCCAACTACTCTAAGGCTACTACAGATGGGCTCAAACTCTTTGAATGGCGTGATCTCCGACTTCCATTTTTCTGGTATGTCAATgttaagatatttatatttgtCTGACAACTCACTGGCATTGAGATTTACAGAAAACTGGGTCCCGCCTTTCCAACTGTACACTATGGATTTGGGATCATGCAAACTTGGTCTTACATTTCCCAAATGGATTCAGACACAAAAATACCTGCACAATCTTGATATTTCTAATGGTGGAATTTCAGATAATGTTCCAGAGTGGTTTTGGTCTAAACTATCATCCCAAGACTGCTCTAGAATCAACATTTCCTATAACAATCTCAAAGGATTAATTCCAAATCTTCAAGTAAAAAATCATTGTtcttttttatatctttcatCAAATGAATTTGAAGGGTCCATTCCACCATTTCTAAGAGGTTCTTCATTTATTGATCTGTCCAAAAATAAGTTCTCTGATTCTCGCCCTTTCCTATGTGCAAACGGTAGAGATATAATGTTACGTCAACTTGACCTTTCGAATAATAAATTTTCGGGAGGAATTCCAAATTGTTGGAGCAACTTCAAGTCATTAGTTTATGTAGATTTGAGTCACAACAATTTTTCCTGGAAGATTCCTACTTCAATGGGATCTCTTGTAGAACTTCAAGCATTAATATTGAGGAAAAACATCTTAACAGAGGAAATCCCTGTCTCCTTAATGAACTGTACAAAGTTAGTAATGCTAGATTTGAGAGAAAATAGATTAAAGGGACTCATCCCTTATTGGATTGGAAGCGAATTAAAAGAGCTCCAAGTTTTAAGCTTACAAAGGAATCACTTCTTTGGAAGTTTACCATTCGAACTTTGTTATCTACAAAACATTCAACTCTTTGATCTCTCATTCAACAATCTATCTGGACAGATTccaaaatgcattaaaaatttCACCTCAATGACTCAAAAAGATTTATCACAAGATTTAAGCAGTCATCAGTATGCTATCGGCCAATATACGAGGAAGACATATGATTTGAGTGCATTCTTTACCTGGAAAGGTGTAGAAGAACTGTTCAACAACAATGGattgtttcttttaaaaagcATAGATCTATCAAGCAATCACTTTTCAGAGGAGATTCCACTTGAAATAGCAGATTTGATTCAATTGGTCTCTTTGAACTTATCAAGAAACAATTTTACAGGGAAAATTCCTTCAAATATTGGAAAACTAAGATCACTTGACTTTCTTGACTTGGCACGAAATAAGTTGCTAGGTTCAATTCCTTCTAGTCTTTCCCAAATAGATCGGCTTGGTGTGTTAGATTTGTCACATAATCAATTATCTGGAGAGATTCCATTGAGCACACAACTACAAAGTTTCAATCCGTCAAGTTACGAAGATAATCTTGATCTTTGTGGACCACCACTTGTAAAATTGTGTGTTGAAGGGAAACCACCATATGATCCAAAAGTAGAAGTTCAAAACGATGAAGATTTGCTTCTCAATCGTGGATTTTACATCAGTCTGACATTTGGATTTATTATAGGCTTTTGGGGTGTATTTGGATCAATCCTAATCAAGCGTTCCTGGAGACATGCTTATTTCAAGTTCATGAACAATTTAATGGATAAAATTTACGTCAAATGCAGATGGGGGCTTAAAGATTAA